The genomic interval TAAGATATACTTCCAAATTAGAAGATTGTGAAGAAGTCATGGATGATTCTTTTATAAAGATTTTTCGAAATCTGGATAAGTATGATTTTGAAAGACCTTTTAAATTTTGGGTCAGAACAATTACTGTTAATACTGCAATAGATTTTTATCGGCAGTCAATGCGCAGTATTCAATCGAACCCAATTGAAGATTATACACATCTTGGTATGGATGATAATACCTTCAGCAGTTTGTCTGTTGAAGAAATTATGAAGGTAATTCAAAAATTAAGTCCTTCTTATCGAGCGGTGTTTATGTTATTTGCAGTGGATGGTTATAGCCACAAAGAAATCGGAGCGCTTTTAAATATTACAGAAGGCACTTCAAAATCAAATCTGGCTAAAGCAAGAATGAAGTTGCAAGATATGTTGTCAAAAGAATATAGTATAATTTCCAATAATTCAATATTAAGTTTAAGCTTACCTTCAAATATATGAGACCGGAAGATTTCGATAAACGGCTGAATCAAAAACTGGGTGAATTAAATCCAGCTTTTAAAGAAACAGATTGGATCAGACTGAGTAAAAAACTCAATTCTAATAAATCTGATAAAGCAGCATATTTTTATAAATTCAGATATGTGCTCCTTGCAATGCTAATCGTCACAGTGCTTGGTATCGCATACCAGCAAAATCTATTTGATTTTAAACCGTGGAATTCAAACATTGAAGTTAAATCTAATGCTGGTCAGAATCTTGAATTAGCAGCTGTACCAGTTGACTTAAACCAATCTTTGACATCCACCAATACAATAATAGGTCAATCTAATTCAATAGCTAAGGAGCAGAAACAATCGCAGGTTTTTAGTCCAAAACCATCTGTTTTTTCAGGAATGCATTCAACTAAAACAAGGAATTCAGCGGTCCATGAAAAGAACCCGGATGCAAATTTGTATTCTACTAAAACTCAAAAAACAAATCTACCACCAACAGAATCTACATTTAATGCTTTATTGAATACCACATTATCAGCAGAAAATTTAAAATCCAATAATCAAGAAGCTGGAATAGAATTTGAGAACCAATCTACATTGCATTCAAATCAGGATGTAATGCGATCATCAAAAGATCTTAAAAGCACACAAGAGATGCTTTCTATTGAGAAATTGGCTAGTAAAGATATTAATGTTTTAAATTCGACTGAAACAAAACCAAAAGCAAAGCTAAAACCGATGCAAG from Saprospiraceae bacterium carries:
- a CDS encoding RNA polymerase sigma factor, which codes for MANEEIHINPPELSDWIQACLAQHPIGQRKLYEHFYSYVKSICIRYTSKLEDCEEVMDDSFIKIFRNLDKYDFERPFKFWVRTITVNTAIDFYRQSMRSIQSNPIEDYTHLGMDDNTFSSLSVEEIMKVIQKLSPSYRAVFMLFAVDGYSHKEIGALLNITEGTSKSNLAKARMKLQDMLSKEYSIISNNSILSLSLPSNI